In Myotis daubentonii chromosome 16, mMyoDau2.1, whole genome shotgun sequence, one DNA window encodes the following:
- the SP2 gene encoding transcription factor Sp2 isoform X1, translating to MSADPHTSMAATAAVSPSDYLQPAASSTQDSQPSPLALLAATCSKIGPPAVEAAVTPPAPPQPTPRKLVPIKPAPLPLSPGKNSFGILSSKGNILQIQGSQLSTSYPGGQLVFAIQNPTVINKGTRANANIQYQAVSQIQASSGQTIQVQPNLANQIQIIPGTNQAIITPSPSGHKPVPIKPAPAQKSSTTTTPVQSGANVVKLTGGGGNVTLTLPVNNLVNTSDTGASTQLLTESPPIPLSKTNKKARKKSLPASQPSVAVAEQVETVLIETTADNIIQAGNNLLIVQSPGGGQPAVVQQVQVVPPKAEQQQVVQIPQQALRVVQAASATLPTVPQKPSQNFQIQAAEPTPTQVYFRTPSGEVQTVLLQDSSPATAAPTSATTCSSPAPRAPHPSGTSKKHSAAILRKERPLPKIAPAGSIISLNAAQLAAAAQAMQTININGVQVQGVPVTITNAGGQQQLTVQNVSGNNLTISGLSPTQIQLQMEQALSGEAQPGEKRRRMACTCPNCKDGDKRSGEQGKKKHVCHIPDCGKTFRKTSLLRAHVRLHTGERPFVCNWFFCGKRFTRSDELQRHARTHTGDKRFECAQCQKRFMRSDHLTKHYKTHLVTKNLRGFCCPTLASAEALASHQTGDTGSAQ from the exons ATGAGCG CAGATCCACACACCAGCAtggctgccactgctgctgtcagTCCCAGTGACTACCTGCAGCCCgctgcctccagcacccag GATTCCCAGCCATCTCCCTTAGCCCTGCTTGCTGCAACATGTAGCAAAATTGGGCCTCCAGCTGTTGAGGCTGCTGTGacgcctcctgctcccccacagcCCACACCACGGAAACTGGTCCCTATCaaacctgcccctctccctctcagcCCCGGCAAGAATAGCTTTGGAATCTTGTCCTCCAAAGGAAACATACTTCAGATTCAAGGGTCACAACTGAGCACATCCTATCCTGGGGGTCAGCTGGTGTTCGCCATCCAGAATCCCACTGTGATTAACAAAGGGACCCGAGCAAATGCCAACATCCAGTACCAGGCAGTCTCTCAGATTCAGGCGAGCAGTGGCCAGACCATCCAAGTACAGCCCAATCTCGCCAACCAAATCCAGATCATCCCTGGCACCAACCAAGCCATCATCACCCCCTCACCATCCGGTCACAAGCCTGTCCCCATCAAGCCAGCCCCTGCCCAGAAGTCAAGTACAACTACCACCCCCGTGCAGAGCGGGGCCAATGTGGTGAAGCTGACAGGTGGGGGTGGCAACGTGACACTTACTCTGCCTGTCAACAACCTTGTGAACACCAGCGACACCGGGGCCTCCACTCAGCTCCTCACAGAGAGTCCTCCCATCCCGCTGTCCAAGACGAATAAGAAAGCCAGGAAGAAGAGtcttcctgcctcccagccctcggtggctgtggctgagcaggtGGAGACGGTGCTGATCGAGACCACAGCGGACAACATCATCCAGGCAGGAAACAACCTGCTCATTGTTCAGAGCCCTGGCGGGGGCCAGCCAGCTGTGGTCCAGCAGGTCCAGGTGGTGCCCCCCAAGGCCGAGCAGCAGCAGGTGGTGCAGATCCCCCAGCAGGCCCTGCGAGTGGTGCAGGCGGCATCTGCCaccctccccactgtcccccaGAAGCCCTCCCAGAACTTTCAGATCCAGGCGGCCGAGCCAACGCCTACTCAG GTCTACTTCCGTACGCCTTCCGGTGAGGTGCAGACGGTCCTTCTCCAGGACAGCTCCCCAGCAACAGCTGCACCCACCTCCGCCACCACTTGTAGCAGTCCTGCACCCCGTGCTCCCCATCCGAGCGGGACCAGCAAAAAACACTCAGCCGCGATTCTCCGGAAAGAGCGTCCCCTGCCAAAGATCGCCCCTGCCGGGAGCATCATCAGCCtgaatgcagcccagctggcggCGGCGGCCCAGGCCATGCAGACCATCAACATCAATGGTGTCCAAGTCCAGGGTGTGCCTGTCACCATCACCAACGCCGGCG GGCAGCAGCAGCTGACGGTGCAGAACGTTTCTGGGAACAACCTGACCATCAGCGGGCTGAGCCCCACCCAAATCCAGCTGCAGATGGAGCAGGCCCTGTCGGGAGAGGCCCAGCCCGGGGAGAAGCGGCGCCGCATGGCCTGCACATGTCCCAACTGCAAGGACGGGGACAAGAG GTCCGGAGAGCAGGGCAAGAAGAAGCACGTGTGCCATATCCCCGACTGTGGCAAGACTTTCCGGAAGACATCCTTGCTGCGGGCCCACGTGCGCCTGCACACCGGCGAGCGGCCCTTTGTCTGCAACTGGTTCTTCTGTGGAAAGAGGTTCACACGAAGTGATGAACTCCAGCGGCACGCTCGCACCCACACAG GGGACAAACGCTTTGAGTGCGCCCAGTGTCAGAAGCGCTTCATGCGGAGTGACCACCTCACCAAACATTACAAGACGCACCTGGTCACGAAGAACTT GAGGGGGTTCTGCTGCCCCACACTCGCCTCTGCTGAAGCCCTTGCCTCTCACCAGACCGGGGACACTGGCTCTGCCCAATGA
- the SP2 gene encoding transcription factor Sp2 isoform X2, whose translation MSDPHTSMAATAAVSPSDYLQPAASSTQDSQPSPLALLAATCSKIGPPAVEAAVTPPAPPQPTPRKLVPIKPAPLPLSPGKNSFGILSSKGNILQIQGSQLSTSYPGGQLVFAIQNPTVINKGTRANANIQYQAVSQIQASSGQTIQVQPNLANQIQIIPGTNQAIITPSPSGHKPVPIKPAPAQKSSTTTTPVQSGANVVKLTGGGGNVTLTLPVNNLVNTSDTGASTQLLTESPPIPLSKTNKKARKKSLPASQPSVAVAEQVETVLIETTADNIIQAGNNLLIVQSPGGGQPAVVQQVQVVPPKAEQQQVVQIPQQALRVVQAASATLPTVPQKPSQNFQIQAAEPTPTQVYFRTPSGEVQTVLLQDSSPATAAPTSATTCSSPAPRAPHPSGTSKKHSAAILRKERPLPKIAPAGSIISLNAAQLAAAAQAMQTININGVQVQGVPVTITNAGGQQQLTVQNVSGNNLTISGLSPTQIQLQMEQALSGEAQPGEKRRRMACTCPNCKDGDKRSGEQGKKKHVCHIPDCGKTFRKTSLLRAHVRLHTGERPFVCNWFFCGKRFTRSDELQRHARTHTGDKRFECAQCQKRFMRSDHLTKHYKTHLVTKNLRGFCCPTLASAEALASHQTGDTGSAQ comes from the exons ATGAGCG ATCCACACACCAGCAtggctgccactgctgctgtcagTCCCAGTGACTACCTGCAGCCCgctgcctccagcacccag GATTCCCAGCCATCTCCCTTAGCCCTGCTTGCTGCAACATGTAGCAAAATTGGGCCTCCAGCTGTTGAGGCTGCTGTGacgcctcctgctcccccacagcCCACACCACGGAAACTGGTCCCTATCaaacctgcccctctccctctcagcCCCGGCAAGAATAGCTTTGGAATCTTGTCCTCCAAAGGAAACATACTTCAGATTCAAGGGTCACAACTGAGCACATCCTATCCTGGGGGTCAGCTGGTGTTCGCCATCCAGAATCCCACTGTGATTAACAAAGGGACCCGAGCAAATGCCAACATCCAGTACCAGGCAGTCTCTCAGATTCAGGCGAGCAGTGGCCAGACCATCCAAGTACAGCCCAATCTCGCCAACCAAATCCAGATCATCCCTGGCACCAACCAAGCCATCATCACCCCCTCACCATCCGGTCACAAGCCTGTCCCCATCAAGCCAGCCCCTGCCCAGAAGTCAAGTACAACTACCACCCCCGTGCAGAGCGGGGCCAATGTGGTGAAGCTGACAGGTGGGGGTGGCAACGTGACACTTACTCTGCCTGTCAACAACCTTGTGAACACCAGCGACACCGGGGCCTCCACTCAGCTCCTCACAGAGAGTCCTCCCATCCCGCTGTCCAAGACGAATAAGAAAGCCAGGAAGAAGAGtcttcctgcctcccagccctcggtggctgtggctgagcaggtGGAGACGGTGCTGATCGAGACCACAGCGGACAACATCATCCAGGCAGGAAACAACCTGCTCATTGTTCAGAGCCCTGGCGGGGGCCAGCCAGCTGTGGTCCAGCAGGTCCAGGTGGTGCCCCCCAAGGCCGAGCAGCAGCAGGTGGTGCAGATCCCCCAGCAGGCCCTGCGAGTGGTGCAGGCGGCATCTGCCaccctccccactgtcccccaGAAGCCCTCCCAGAACTTTCAGATCCAGGCGGCCGAGCCAACGCCTACTCAG GTCTACTTCCGTACGCCTTCCGGTGAGGTGCAGACGGTCCTTCTCCAGGACAGCTCCCCAGCAACAGCTGCACCCACCTCCGCCACCACTTGTAGCAGTCCTGCACCCCGTGCTCCCCATCCGAGCGGGACCAGCAAAAAACACTCAGCCGCGATTCTCCGGAAAGAGCGTCCCCTGCCAAAGATCGCCCCTGCCGGGAGCATCATCAGCCtgaatgcagcccagctggcggCGGCGGCCCAGGCCATGCAGACCATCAACATCAATGGTGTCCAAGTCCAGGGTGTGCCTGTCACCATCACCAACGCCGGCG GGCAGCAGCAGCTGACGGTGCAGAACGTTTCTGGGAACAACCTGACCATCAGCGGGCTGAGCCCCACCCAAATCCAGCTGCAGATGGAGCAGGCCCTGTCGGGAGAGGCCCAGCCCGGGGAGAAGCGGCGCCGCATGGCCTGCACATGTCCCAACTGCAAGGACGGGGACAAGAG GTCCGGAGAGCAGGGCAAGAAGAAGCACGTGTGCCATATCCCCGACTGTGGCAAGACTTTCCGGAAGACATCCTTGCTGCGGGCCCACGTGCGCCTGCACACCGGCGAGCGGCCCTTTGTCTGCAACTGGTTCTTCTGTGGAAAGAGGTTCACACGAAGTGATGAACTCCAGCGGCACGCTCGCACCCACACAG GGGACAAACGCTTTGAGTGCGCCCAGTGTCAGAAGCGCTTCATGCGGAGTGACCACCTCACCAAACATTACAAGACGCACCTGGTCACGAAGAACTT GAGGGGGTTCTGCTGCCCCACACTCGCCTCTGCTGAAGCCCTTGCCTCTCACCAGACCGGGGACACTGGCTCTGCCCAATGA
- the SP2 gene encoding transcription factor Sp2 isoform X3 yields the protein MSADPHTSMAATAAVSPSDYLQPAASSTQDSQPSPLALLAATCSKIGPPAVEAAVTPPAPPQPTPRKLVPIKPAPLPLSPGKNSFGILSSKGNILQIQGSQLSTSYPGGQLVFAIQNPTVINKGTRANANIQYQAVSQIQASSGQTIQVQPNLANQIQIIPGTNQAIITPSPSGHKPVPIKPAPAQKSSTTTTPVQSGANVVKLTGGGGNVTLTLPVNNLVNTSDTGASTQLLTESPPIPLSKTNKKARKKSLPASQPSVAVAEQVETVLIETTADNIIQAGNNLLIVQSPGGGQPAVVQQVQVVPPKAEQQQVVQIPQQALRVVQAASATLPTVPQKPSQNFQIQAAEPTPTQVYFRTPSGEVQTVLLQDSSPATAAPTSATTCSSPAPRAPHPSGTSKKHSAAILRKERPLPKIAPAGSIISLNAAQLAAAAQAMQTININGVQVQGVPVTITNAGGQQQLTVQNVSGNNLTISGLSPTQIQLQMEQALSGEAQPGEKRRRMACTCPNCKDGDKRSGEQGKKKHVCHIPDCGKTFRKTSLLRAHVRLHTGERPFVCNWFFCGKRFTRSDELQRHARTHTGDKRFECAQCQKRFMRSDHLTKHYKTHLVTKNL from the exons ATGAGCG CAGATCCACACACCAGCAtggctgccactgctgctgtcagTCCCAGTGACTACCTGCAGCCCgctgcctccagcacccag GATTCCCAGCCATCTCCCTTAGCCCTGCTTGCTGCAACATGTAGCAAAATTGGGCCTCCAGCTGTTGAGGCTGCTGTGacgcctcctgctcccccacagcCCACACCACGGAAACTGGTCCCTATCaaacctgcccctctccctctcagcCCCGGCAAGAATAGCTTTGGAATCTTGTCCTCCAAAGGAAACATACTTCAGATTCAAGGGTCACAACTGAGCACATCCTATCCTGGGGGTCAGCTGGTGTTCGCCATCCAGAATCCCACTGTGATTAACAAAGGGACCCGAGCAAATGCCAACATCCAGTACCAGGCAGTCTCTCAGATTCAGGCGAGCAGTGGCCAGACCATCCAAGTACAGCCCAATCTCGCCAACCAAATCCAGATCATCCCTGGCACCAACCAAGCCATCATCACCCCCTCACCATCCGGTCACAAGCCTGTCCCCATCAAGCCAGCCCCTGCCCAGAAGTCAAGTACAACTACCACCCCCGTGCAGAGCGGGGCCAATGTGGTGAAGCTGACAGGTGGGGGTGGCAACGTGACACTTACTCTGCCTGTCAACAACCTTGTGAACACCAGCGACACCGGGGCCTCCACTCAGCTCCTCACAGAGAGTCCTCCCATCCCGCTGTCCAAGACGAATAAGAAAGCCAGGAAGAAGAGtcttcctgcctcccagccctcggtggctgtggctgagcaggtGGAGACGGTGCTGATCGAGACCACAGCGGACAACATCATCCAGGCAGGAAACAACCTGCTCATTGTTCAGAGCCCTGGCGGGGGCCAGCCAGCTGTGGTCCAGCAGGTCCAGGTGGTGCCCCCCAAGGCCGAGCAGCAGCAGGTGGTGCAGATCCCCCAGCAGGCCCTGCGAGTGGTGCAGGCGGCATCTGCCaccctccccactgtcccccaGAAGCCCTCCCAGAACTTTCAGATCCAGGCGGCCGAGCCAACGCCTACTCAG GTCTACTTCCGTACGCCTTCCGGTGAGGTGCAGACGGTCCTTCTCCAGGACAGCTCCCCAGCAACAGCTGCACCCACCTCCGCCACCACTTGTAGCAGTCCTGCACCCCGTGCTCCCCATCCGAGCGGGACCAGCAAAAAACACTCAGCCGCGATTCTCCGGAAAGAGCGTCCCCTGCCAAAGATCGCCCCTGCCGGGAGCATCATCAGCCtgaatgcagcccagctggcggCGGCGGCCCAGGCCATGCAGACCATCAACATCAATGGTGTCCAAGTCCAGGGTGTGCCTGTCACCATCACCAACGCCGGCG GGCAGCAGCAGCTGACGGTGCAGAACGTTTCTGGGAACAACCTGACCATCAGCGGGCTGAGCCCCACCCAAATCCAGCTGCAGATGGAGCAGGCCCTGTCGGGAGAGGCCCAGCCCGGGGAGAAGCGGCGCCGCATGGCCTGCACATGTCCCAACTGCAAGGACGGGGACAAGAG GTCCGGAGAGCAGGGCAAGAAGAAGCACGTGTGCCATATCCCCGACTGTGGCAAGACTTTCCGGAAGACATCCTTGCTGCGGGCCCACGTGCGCCTGCACACCGGCGAGCGGCCCTTTGTCTGCAACTGGTTCTTCTGTGGAAAGAGGTTCACACGAAGTGATGAACTCCAGCGGCACGCTCGCACCCACACAG GGGACAAACGCTTTGAGTGCGCCCAGTGTCAGAAGCGCTTCATGCGGAGTGACCACCTCACCAAACATTACAAGACGCACCTGGTCACGAAGAACTTGTAA